A region of the Bremerella alba genome:
ATCCGGCAACCGGCCAGTGGGAGCGATTCGGTTTTGATGGAACGACGGGTGCGATCATCGATGGAAACAAGATTTATCTCTACTTGCAGGATGGGGGTCGAGGCGATGCCGATGGCATTGCGAACGGCGTGATCGTTGACCCAGGCGGGCCAGGCATCGACGACGGTGTCATTTCGCTACCTGGCCTGGCGGACAGCGTCTTGACCGGTTGGACGGTTGCGGAAAGTGGTGGCGTTCAATCCCCCGGAACGGTCCAGGAAGTCGACGGCGATATCGTGCTGACCGAAGGAGATTCGTTCCTGGTGACGCTCCAAAAGAGTGTCGTGATTCCAGAAAACCCGGAAGTATTGACGTTCGATTTTATTGCCACGTTTGACAGCGCCGACGATGACTTCATTAACGACGCGTTCGAAGTCGCACTGGTAGATCAGAACGGAATGCCAGTCGTTCCCGTCTTCCAGAGCAATCGTGATGCCTTTTTCAACTGGACTGAGGATGAAACCGCCGCTGCCGGAAGTTCGACCTCGTATGTGGGCCAAACGGTCGAACTCGATATCTCGGACCTAGCCGTGGGACGTACCTATGACGTCGTCTTCCGCCTGGTCAATAACGATGATGACACGACGACAACCGTAACGCTTGTCGGTGCCGAGCCTCCGGCTGTGGCCCAGGACGACGCATTCACCGTTTCTGAAGATAGCATCGACAACGTTTTTGATGTGCTGGCAAACGATACCGGCATAGGGCTTTCGATCTCCGACATCAGTCTTGGTTCTGCTGGCGGTTCGCTGTCGATCGTGGGTGACAAGCTGAATTACTCGCCAGCGAGTGACTTCTTCGGTACCGAGACATTCACCTATACCCTCATTGACGAGAACGGCAACACAGACAGTGGCGAGATCACAGTCACGGTGACCGAGGTCAACGATAGCCCAACGGCAGCGGACGATAGTTTTAACGTCGATGAAGACGGTTCCCGAACGCTGACTGGCGTGGAACTAACTGGGAACGACAGCAAGGGCCCGGCCAACGAATCGAGCCAAACGCTGAGCGTTACTGCCGTCGGTACCGCTTCGCACGGCACGGTGACTCTAAACCCGGATGGCTCCGTCACATATACGCCGGATGCAGACTACGTCGGTCCCGATAGCTTCACATACACCGCCACCGACGACGGCACGACCAACGGCGTTGCCGACGCGAAGAGCTCCACCGCGACCGTTTACTTCACCGTAGGACCCGTCAACGATCCGCCCACGGCCACGAACGATGGTTACACCGTCGCGGAAGATTCCTCGGCGAACCTGCTGGAAGTATTGGCCAACGACTCGATCGATCCTGATACAGGTGAAACGCTTTCCATTCAAAGCGTCGGTGCGGGTTCTCAAGGGGGAACGATCACGATCGTAGGGGACAAGATCTCCTATACACCGCTGGCCGATTTCTACGGAACAGAAACGTTCTCGTACACGATCAACGACGGCACGCCCGGTAGCACGGATTCGGCGACGGTCACCATCACGGTAAGCGAAGTCAACGCCCCTCCGACGGCGGCGGATGATAGCTTCACGATTGACGAAGATCAGCAGCGCACGTTCACCATCGCAGAGATTACCAGCAACGACACCACGGGGCCTGCCAATGAAAGCAGCCAGACGCTCACCATTACCTCGGTCGGTAGTGCGTCGCATGGTTCGGTTCAACTCAATGGCGATGGAACGATTACCTATGTGCCGGAAGCCGATTACAGCGGCTCGGACAGTTTTACCTATACCGTTACCGATAACGGCACAACCAACGGGGCCGCCGATCTGCTTTCCGCAACGGCAACCGTCCATTTGACGATCACGGCGGTGAATGATCCACCGGTTGCCGTCGCCGATACTTACGGCACAACCGAAGGAGTGACCCTCAATGTTTCCTCGACCGACGGCGTCTTGTCGAACGATACCGATACCGAATCGCAATCGCTGACGGCCGAACTGGTACAGACGACCGGCGATGGTACCCTGACGCTCTCCAGTAACGGCTCATTCACTTACGTTCCCGATTCTGGATTCACGGGAATCGACACGTTCACCTATAAAGCCAAAGATGCCAGCGGAGCCTATTCCGAAACCACCCAAGTGACGATTCAGGTAGGGCCTGGCAGCTTTGTTGTCCCCGGCGATCCCGAGAAACTTTACGTGTTTGAAGTGGAGATCGAAGCGGTCAACCTGAGTGCTTCCTACCACAACGAGCTAGGGCTGTACATTGTCAACAATGCCCAAGGAGAAGTGGGTGGCCTGTTGCCGGACGAAAGTAACGGCTACGCGTATGCGGCGCTAACCGATGCGACTCGGCAAGTCGTCTTCGCCCAACCGGAAGACAATGAGGATCTCGAGGGGCAAACCTACCAGGTGATCGTCCCAGGTGGTTCGCAGATCGCATTCTATCTGGCCCAGAATACGACGACTCAGAACATTATCAACAACAACACCAACAATGTTTCTTCGAAGGCGCATGCTTTCTTCTCGTTCAAAGATGCCAACCCTGACCAAGACGATAACAACTCCAGCATCGAGTTCGAGCATTTCCGAGTCAGTACGTTGGCCAACGGCAAGCTCTTGTACGATGTCGAAGATCTGGATGGAGGTGGCGACCGAGACTACAACGATCTATCGTTTTCTGTCGGTACGACTCCTATTGAAGTCTCAGGGGGCGTCAAGTTCCTGGTCGCCGATAGCAACGCCGATCGCACCTATCTCTACACGTCGGACGGAACCTGGGTAGGCCAACCGCAACTCGATGCCAGCAACGCGAACGTTCGCGGCATCACCAGCACATCGACCGGCGACTATCGCTGGACCGTCGACGACAGCGGAGATGTGTTCGTCTATGACAGCGAAGGAGCCAAGCTGGGCCAATGGACGATTGACGCGACGGTTTCCCCGGAAGGGATCGCCACCGACGGAACCAACTTGTGGATTGTCGATACCGCCAACGACGAGGTCCTGTACTTTGCCGGAGCCGCCTCGATCGGATCGGCCACCGAGCTCCTTTCAGGTACTCAATCTGCCACAAGCTCTTTCTCGCTCGACGCTGCAAACTCGGCCGCCAAAGGCATCACCACCGACGGGACAACGATTTGGGTTGTCGACGATGGGGCGGACAAGGTTTTTGTCTATTCTGCCTCGAGCGGTTCCCTGCAAGGAAGCTGGAGTCTTGACAGTAGCAACGCAAACGCGGGCGGAATCACAATTGGTGCTCAGAGTGGTTCTACCTCGTTGTGGGTCGTCGACTATAACGACAACATCGTTTACCACTATGGGAGTTCCACGACGGTAACCAGCGGAAGCTTGTCCGCCACCGATACATTTGAGCTGGGAATGGGCAACTTCGACGCCCAGGGTATCGCCGATCCGATCATAGAAGCCGGCGACACGATCGGCACGGCCTATTCCGTGTCGCTGACCAATGGCGTCCAAACACAGATCGAAGCAGAGATCGGTGATGGCGCGTACGGTGGTTACGACGTCGACATGTTCCAGATCTCCCTTGGTGCTGGCGAAACGCTCTCGGCCGACGTCGACTCGTACCAACTGGATGACGGCTCCTTCTGGGCGTACGGCGGTCATGCGCATCTCCGCCTGTTCGACAGCTCCGGCAATCAGGTCGCCAATGCCGATTACGCTGGCGGCAGTGACCCGGACTCCGGCTACGGCGGTGATCCCGTTCTGAACTACACCTCGAACTCCGGGGGAACGTATTACCTGGGTGTCTCTTCCGATGGCAACGAGTCCTATAGCGCTTATTCCACCGGCTCCGGCTCTACGGGCAACACATTCCAATACGAGCTGGAACTTAACCGAGATTACGGCGGCGGATCGTCGAACGATATCGGCGACACAATCAGCTCCGCTCAATCGGTGAATCTCACGATAGGGGTTGAAACACAGATCGATTCGGAGATCGGCGATAGCGCCTATGGTGGACTCGACGTCGATATGTTCCAGATCACTCTTGGTGCTGGAGAAACGCTATCGGCTGACATCGACTCGTATCAACTGGATGACGGCTCCTTCTGGGCGTACGGCGGCCATGCGCACCTTCGCCTGTTCGATAGCTCCGGCAACCAGGTCGCCAACGCGGATTACGCCGGCGGCAGCGATCCGGACTCCGGCTACGGCGGCGATCCAGTTCTGAACTACACATCGACCTCAGGGGGAACGTATTACCTCGGCGTCTCTTCGGACGGCAACGAGTCTTACAGCGCGTATTCGACCGGCTCCGGCTCTACGGGCAACACATTCCAATACGAGCTGGAACTTAACCGAGATTACGGCGGCGGATCGTCGAACGATATCGGCGACACAATCAGCTCCGCCCAGGAAGTCAACCTAACCATTGGCGTCGAGACGCAGATTGATTCGGAAATCGGCGACAGCGCCTATGGCGGGCTCGACGTGGACATGTTCCAAATCACTCTCGGCGCTGGCGAAACGCTATTGGCGGATATCGACTCGTACCAGCTGGATGACGGCTCCTTCTGGGCGTACGGCGGCCATGCGCATCTCCGCCTGTTCGACAGCTCCGGCAATCAGGTCGCCAATGCCGATTACGCTGGCAGCAGCGATCCGGACTCCGGCTACGGCGGCGATCCAGTCTTGAATTACACCTCGACCTCTGGCGGAACGTATTACCTGGGCGTCTCCACCGATGG
Encoded here:
- a CDS encoding Ig-like domain-containing protein, which codes for MVSLNEWFAKTWFAHYKRRQRERQRIKNHQARLEQFEPRQAPGGLVHVWMDDVLANCGFRGWEDGPAAFDADQSQPTTKRLGSKGWSGPGSDANESSETWQRHQNERSLQSETEQTEVQANRASTNRLDRAPLTESEIVGNLWDDNSWSVPVVSSDDFRLNQRFSGNSGGGSDSFNGIFGRSALSHAPSAISPLQGGPSGSSSLSESSALPVSPTAGANSASDGNQFFRISPGSQNPITPQQPSAAPIEFDAVGTVISADRIVVHGTLPEAVEHETHVEIYSSDDEQLNAQDRYLGTAQLRSGENGTQFQALLNIDASSAGNLLVRLPHFPNAFGKVDISEQPLEDLDDDGIASLIESLAANNGDGNQDGVADQDQGHVASFFSGTAGSVVTIDATAGQLKNVSTTLASEKPAERVSLPYGVFDFTVEDVEVGGVTVVEVTLPEDARPSSYYKTDPATGQWERFGFDGTTGAIIDGNKIYLYLQDGGRGDADGIANGVIVDPGGPGIDDGVISLPGLADSVLTGWTVAESGGVQSPGTVQEVDGDIVLTEGDSFLVTLQKSVVIPENPEVLTFDFIATFDSADDDFINDAFEVALVDQNGMPVVPVFQSNRDAFFNWTEDETAAAGSSTSYVGQTVELDISDLAVGRTYDVVFRLVNNDDDTTTTVTLVGAEPPAVAQDDAFTVSEDSIDNVFDVLANDTGIGLSISDISLGSAGGSLSIVGDKLNYSPASDFFGTETFTYTLIDENGNTDSGEITVTVTEVNDSPTAADDSFNVDEDGSRTLTGVELTGNDSKGPANESSQTLSVTAVGTASHGTVTLNPDGSVTYTPDADYVGPDSFTYTATDDGTTNGVADAKSSTATVYFTVGPVNDPPTATNDGYTVAEDSSANLLEVLANDSIDPDTGETLSIQSVGAGSQGGTITIVGDKISYTPLADFYGTETFSYTINDGTPGSTDSATVTITVSEVNAPPTAADDSFTIDEDQQRTFTIAEITSNDTTGPANESSQTLTITSVGSASHGSVQLNGDGTITYVPEADYSGSDSFTYTVTDNGTTNGAADLLSATATVHLTITAVNDPPVAVADTYGTTEGVTLNVSSTDGVLSNDTDTESQSLTAELVQTTGDGTLTLSSNGSFTYVPDSGFTGIDTFTYKAKDASGAYSETTQVTIQVGPGSFVVPGDPEKLYVFEVEIEAVNLSASYHNELGLYIVNNAQGEVGGLLPDESNGYAYAALTDATRQVVFAQPEDNEDLEGQTYQVIVPGGSQIAFYLAQNTTTQNIINNNTNNVSSKAHAFFSFKDANPDQDDNNSSIEFEHFRVSTLANGKLLYDVEDLDGGGDRDYNDLSFSVGTTPIEVSGGVKFLVADSNADRTYLYTSDGTWVGQPQLDASNANVRGITSTSTGDYRWTVDDSGDVFVYDSEGAKLGQWTIDATVSPEGIATDGTNLWIVDTANDEVLYFAGAASIGSATELLSGTQSATSSFSLDAANSAAKGITTDGTTIWVVDDGADKVFVYSASSGSLQGSWSLDSSNANAGGITIGAQSGSTSLWVVDYNDNIVYHYGSSTTVTSGSLSATDTFELGMGNFDAQGIADPIIEAGDTIGTAYSVSLTNGVQTQIEAEIGDGAYGGYDVDMFQISLGAGETLSADVDSYQLDDGSFWAYGGHAHLRLFDSSGNQVANADYAGGSDPDSGYGGDPVLNYTSNSGGTYYLGVSSDGNESYSAYSTGSGSTGNTFQYELELNRDYGGGSSNDIGDTISSAQSVNLTIGVETQIDSEIGDSAYGGLDVDMFQITLGAGETLSADIDSYQLDDGSFWAYGGHAHLRLFDSSGNQVANADYAGGSDPDSGYGGDPVLNYTSTSGGTYYLGVSSDGNESYSAYSTGSGSTGNTFQYELELNRDYGGGSSNDIGDTISSAQEVNLTIGVETQIDSEIGDSAYGGLDVDMFQITLGAGETLLADIDSYQLDDGSFWAYGGHAHLRLFDSSGNQVANADYAGSSDPDSGYGGDPVLNYTSTSGGTYYLGVSTDGNESYYPHSTGSGYGGSTFQYELELNRDYGGSSFNDIGDTISSAQTVNLTNGVETQIDSEIGDSAYGGLDVDMFQITLGAGETLSADIDSYQLDDGSFWAYGGHAHLRLFDSSGNQVANADYAGGSDPDSGYGGDPVLNYTSNSGGTYYLGVSSDGNESYSAYSTGSGSTGNTFQYELELNRDYGGGSSNDIGDTISSAQSVNLTIGVETQIDSEIGDSAYGGLDVDMFQITLGAGETLSADIDSYQLDDGSFWAYGGHAHLRLFDSSGNQVANA